One part of the Thermodesulfobacteriota bacterium genome encodes these proteins:
- a CDS encoding 2-hydroxyacyl-CoA dehydratase — protein MRTYTIPKLGHYTKFFVKAFRDLGLNVVHPPSVSSETNQHGILNSVEMMCWPYKATLGTLIKAIEDDTRAGTITDVITYSSQGQCRFRHYGNLYDLALSNLGHDIGFHIVRSGNIIRDIRRITGSSFFKVWRVVINTIKEIKRYEEEQEKKFAKGDMKILLIGEIYTLLEPDVNFNLRQRLLDLGAGSRLACTLSAFINSNVRGRRVRSAEAAKYIDKKVGGHGFQNIVHVLEEMHEVDGIIYVFPLSCMPEATVLPIIEHICKKNKKPILKIEIDDNSSELNILTRLEAFTETIRISKGITGNAPRLQAV, from the coding sequence ATGAGGACATACACCATTCCAAAGCTCGGCCACTACACTAAGTTCTTCGTAAAGGCGTTCCGGGACCTCGGCCTGAACGTGGTGCACCCGCCCTCGGTTTCGAGCGAGACGAACCAGCACGGCATACTGAACAGCGTTGAGATGATGTGCTGGCCCTACAAGGCCACGCTCGGGACCCTCATAAAGGCAATCGAGGACGACACGAGGGCCGGGACGATTACCGACGTAATAACCTACTCATCCCAGGGCCAGTGCCGCTTCAGGCACTACGGGAACCTCTACGACCTGGCGCTCTCGAACCTCGGCCACGACATAGGGTTCCACATAGTCAGGAGCGGCAACATCATAAGGGACATCCGGCGCATAACGGGGAGCTCGTTCTTCAAGGTCTGGCGGGTCGTCATAAACACCATAAAGGAGATAAAGAGGTACGAAGAAGAGCAGGAGAAGAAGTTCGCGAAGGGCGACATGAAGATACTCCTCATCGGCGAGATATACACGCTCCTCGAGCCGGACGTGAACTTCAACCTCAGGCAAAGGCTCCTCGACCTCGGGGCCGGGAGCAGGCTGGCCTGCACCCTCTCGGCCTTCATAAACTCGAACGTCCGCGGCAGAAGGGTAAGGTCCGCGGAGGCGGCAAAGTATATCGACAAGAAGGTCGGCGGCCACGGCTTCCAGAACATAGTCCACGTGCTCGAAGAGATGCACGAAGTCGACGGGATAATATACGTCTTCCCCCTTAGCTGCATGCCCGAGGCCACGGTCCTGCCCATAATAGAGCACATATGCAAGAAGAACAAAAAGCCCATACTGAAGATCGAGATAGACGACAACTCCTCGGAGCTCAACATCCTGACACGCCTCGAGGCGTTCACGGAGACGATACGGATAAGCAAGGGAATAACCGGCAACGCGCCCCGCTTGCAGGCGGTATAA